The Streptomyces sp. Alt3 genome has a segment encoding these proteins:
- a CDS encoding aldehyde dehydrogenase family protein, whose translation MSFPSELARQYIDGEWLTGNGAWDIIDINPYNGEKLCSVTVATAAEVDLAYRAAERAQRKWATTGSYDRRAVLENAVRIVGERGAEIVELIIDELGGTRPRAEYEVRAAQEFLREAAGQATRPTAGLLPSVADGKENRVYRLPVGVVGVISAFNFPFLVTMKTVAPALALGNAVVVKPHQNAPVAGGGLVARIFEDAGLPAGLLNVLVTDSAEIGDSFIEHPVPKVISFTGSDRVGRHVAAVAAGLFKRTILELSGNSALVVLEDADLGHAVRAAVYSRFLFQGQVSMAANRILVDRSVEKEFTDRFTAAVSALVAGDPRDPDTRIGPVISAFQAEALTALVDGAIEAGATALVRGRTRGNLVEPTVLTGLPEGSPLLSEEIFGPVALLVPFDGEDEALRIVNDSPYGLSGAVHTADAERGVRFARRVTGGMFHVNGPTVQDDPAVAFGGEKSSGMGRLNGEAAVEAFTTRKWISVQHGRTVFPF comes from the coding sequence ATGTCCTTCCCCAGTGAACTGGCCCGCCAGTACATCGACGGCGAGTGGCTGACCGGCAACGGTGCGTGGGACATCATCGATATCAATCCCTACAACGGCGAGAAACTCTGCTCGGTGACCGTGGCCACCGCGGCGGAAGTCGATCTGGCCTACCGGGCCGCCGAACGCGCGCAGCGGAAATGGGCGACGACCGGTTCCTACGACCGGCGGGCCGTTCTGGAGAACGCCGTGCGGATCGTCGGGGAACGCGGCGCCGAAATCGTCGAGCTCATCATCGACGAGCTCGGCGGTACCAGGCCGAGGGCCGAATACGAGGTGCGTGCCGCGCAGGAGTTCCTGCGCGAGGCGGCCGGTCAGGCGACGCGGCCCACGGCCGGTCTGCTGCCCTCGGTCGCCGACGGCAAGGAGAACCGGGTCTACCGGCTGCCCGTCGGGGTCGTCGGAGTGATCAGCGCCTTCAACTTCCCCTTCCTGGTCACGATGAAGACCGTCGCCCCCGCGCTCGCGCTCGGCAACGCGGTCGTGGTGAAGCCCCATCAGAACGCGCCGGTCGCCGGAGGGGGGCTGGTCGCCCGGATCTTCGAGGACGCGGGGCTTCCGGCCGGGCTCCTCAACGTCCTCGTCACCGACAGTGCGGAGATCGGCGACTCCTTCATCGAGCACCCGGTGCCCAAGGTGATCTCGTTCACCGGCTCGGACCGGGTGGGCCGTCATGTCGCCGCGGTCGCCGCCGGGCTGTTCAAGCGGACCATCCTCGAACTGAGCGGCAACAGCGCCCTGGTCGTGCTGGAGGACGCCGACCTCGGCCATGCGGTCCGGGCGGCCGTCTACAGCCGCTTCCTGTTCCAGGGGCAGGTCAGCATGGCCGCCAACCGCATCCTGGTGGACCGGTCCGTCGAGAAGGAGTTCACCGATCGGTTCACCGCCGCGGTGTCCGCCCTGGTGGCGGGGGACCCACGCGACCCGGACACCCGTATCGGTCCTGTCATCAGTGCCTTCCAGGCCGAGGCGCTCACCGCGCTGGTCGACGGGGCGATCGAGGCCGGTGCCACCGCGCTCGTGCGGGGGCGCACCCGCGGAAATCTCGTCGAGCCGACCGTGCTGACCGGGCTGCCCGAGGGGTCGCCGCTGTTGTCGGAGGAGATCTTCGGCCCCGTGGCGCTGCTCGTGCCGTTCGACGGGGAGGACGAGGCCCTGCGCATCGTCAACGACAGCCCCTACGGGCTGAGCGGCGCGGTGCACACAGCGGACGCGGAGCGCGGCGTGCGGTTCGCCCGGCGCGTCACCGGCGGGATGTTCCACGTGAACGGTCCGACCGTGCAGGACGATCCGGCGGTCGCCTTCGGAGGCGAGAAGAGTTCCGGCATGGGACGGCTGAACGGCGAGGCGGCCGTGGAGGCGTTCACGACCCGCAAGTGGATATCGGTGCAGCACGGGCGAACGGTGTTCCCCTTCTGA
- a CDS encoding NADP-dependent oxidoreductase, with product MEAIVYEEFGGPEVLRRAQVEDVHAGPGQIRVAVKAAGVNPVDYKIRNGWMEAAFPTPLPATPGSEFAGVVDETGVGVTEFAVGDEVLGRSATGAYAAYVLADVGAVAHKPEGLGWPEAAALPVATATAARVLDELAVSAGETLLVHGASGAVGSAAVQLAAARGATVVGTASPANHDYLRVLGAVPVAYGEGLVSRVREAAPQGVDAVFDVAGKGALADSVELRGGTSDRISTIADPDAAGHGVAFSAGGGNPPDEGRRLAGYAQSASVGGLRIPVEKTFPLGAAARAQELSEAGHVRGKLVLLPGER from the coding sequence ATGGAAGCGATCGTGTACGAGGAGTTCGGCGGACCCGAGGTCCTGCGCCGGGCCCAGGTCGAGGACGTCCACGCCGGACCCGGGCAGATCCGGGTGGCGGTGAAGGCGGCCGGGGTCAATCCGGTCGACTACAAGATCCGCAACGGCTGGATGGAGGCGGCGTTCCCCACCCCGCTGCCCGCCACACCCGGCAGCGAGTTCGCCGGGGTCGTCGACGAGACCGGTGTGGGCGTCACCGAGTTCGCGGTCGGCGACGAGGTACTGGGCCGGAGCGCGACCGGCGCGTACGCGGCGTACGTCCTGGCCGACGTGGGAGCCGTCGCGCACAAGCCGGAGGGGCTGGGCTGGCCGGAGGCCGCCGCGCTGCCGGTCGCGACCGCGACCGCCGCGCGGGTGCTCGACGAACTGGCGGTGTCGGCGGGCGAGACCCTGCTGGTGCACGGCGCGTCCGGCGCGGTCGGTTCCGCCGCGGTCCAGCTGGCCGCGGCCAGGGGCGCCACCGTCGTCGGGACGGCCTCACCCGCCAACCACGACTATCTGCGGGTGCTCGGCGCGGTTCCCGTGGCGTACGGGGAAGGTCTGGTGAGCCGGGTGCGTGAGGCCGCACCACAGGGTGTGGACGCGGTGTTCGACGTGGCGGGCAAGGGCGCTCTGGCGGACTCGGTGGAGCTGCGCGGCGGCACCTCCGACCGGATCTCCACCATCGCCGATCCGGACGCGGCCGGTCACGGGGTGGCCTTCTCGGCGGGCGGCGGCAACCCCCCGGACGAGGGGAGGCGGCTCGCCGGGTACGCGCAGTCGGCCTCGGTCGGCGGCCTGCGCATCCCCGTCGAGAAGACGTTCCCGCTCGGCGCGGCCGCTCGGGCCCAGGAGCTCAGCGAGGCGGGACACGTACGCGGCAAGCTGGTGCTGCTTCCCGGAGAGCGTTGA
- a CDS encoding helix-turn-helix domain-containing protein, translating into MGRVGKPVTAGESSGSVVRRILLGSQLRRLRESRGITREAAGYSIRASESKISRMELGRVSFKARDVEDLLTLYGVTDEAERDSLLGLAREANVAGWWHSYGDVLPGWFQTYIGLEGAASLIRIYEVQFVHGLLQTEAYAHAVVTRGMPGAPAAEIDRRVALRLARQKALVSERAPRFHAVLDEAALRRPYGGREVMRAQLRHLIDMSEQPNITLQVMPFSFGGHAGESGSFTMLRFPESDLSDIVYLEQLTSALYLDKAEEVAQYEKAMVRLHEDSPGPEESRDLLRGLLQLT; encoded by the coding sequence ATGGGGAGGGTCGGTAAGCCGGTGACGGCAGGCGAGTCGAGTGGTTCTGTGGTGCGGCGCATCCTCCTGGGCTCACAGCTCAGGCGCCTGCGCGAGTCGCGCGGCATCACCCGTGAGGCGGCCGGCTACTCCATCCGCGCCTCCGAATCGAAGATCAGCCGCATGGAGTTGGGACGGGTGAGCTTCAAGGCCAGGGACGTCGAGGACCTGCTCACGCTGTACGGAGTCACGGACGAGGCGGAGCGGGATTCGCTCCTCGGCCTGGCCCGTGAGGCCAATGTGGCGGGCTGGTGGCACAGCTACGGCGATGTGCTGCCCGGCTGGTTCCAGACATATATCGGTCTGGAGGGCGCTGCGTCGCTCATCCGGATCTACGAAGTCCAGTTCGTCCACGGTCTGTTGCAGACCGAGGCGTACGCCCATGCCGTCGTCACCCGGGGGATGCCCGGTGCGCCGGCCGCCGAGATCGACCGCAGGGTCGCGCTGCGGCTGGCGCGGCAGAAGGCGCTCGTCTCCGAGCGCGCTCCCCGCTTCCACGCCGTGCTGGACGAGGCGGCACTCCGCCGTCCCTACGGCGGGCGTGAAGTGATGCGTGCTCAATTGCGGCACCTGATCGACATGTCGGAGCAGCCGAATATCACTCTCCAGGTGATGCCCTTCAGCTTCGGCGGTCATGCCGGGGAGAGCGGGTCATTCACGATGCTGCGTTTCCCGGAATCCGATCTGTCGGACATCGTCTATCTGGAGCAGCTGACAAGTGCGCTCTATCTGGACAAGGCGGAAGAAGTCGCCCAGTACGAAAAGGCCATGGTCCGGCTCCACGAGGACAGCCCGGGTCCCGAGGAGAGCCGGGATCTTCTCCGAGGACTCCTTCAACTCACCTGA
- a CDS encoding bifunctional 3'-5' exonuclease/DNA polymerase, translating into MTERWALAGAEGGGALLAPLTRDGLPAGPVLAEPDLVEAVRSRPEVTRWVWRSTAGIYPQLLAAGVRVERCYDIECAELLLLGHEGRLGEPRSAAAAWARLRHAPVPPDPPPRSAEPGSQSSLFEPRSGTDLPFEALLQVYAEQLRRHAATEHPGRMTLLTAAESAGMLVAAEMNGSGLPWRADVHREVLDDLLGERYAGGGEPRRLAEAADEVSAAFGRRVRPDLPADVVKAFAQAGIKVRSTRRWELEELDHPAVEPLIRYKKLYRVWTAHGWSWLQDWVRDGRFRPGYQPGGTVSGRWTTNGGGALQIPKVIRRAVVADEGWRLVVADADQMEPRVLAAISRDRGLMEVAGHEGDLYKALSDRAFHGDRDHAKIALLGAVYGQTSGDGLKNLAALRRRFPQAVAYVDDAAKAGEEGRLVRTWLGRTSPPAAGAGEDGEAGIPQESEEPPAGEGTGTHGFTPGYASSNARARGRFTRNFVVQGSAADWALLLLAALRQTLAAGDMRAELVFFQHDEVIVHCPAEEAPAVVEAIREAGEVAGRVAFGETPVRFPFTTAVVERYSDAK; encoded by the coding sequence ATGACCGAACGTTGGGCTCTGGCCGGTGCGGAAGGGGGCGGCGCACTCCTCGCGCCGCTCACCCGCGACGGCCTGCCCGCCGGTCCGGTCCTGGCCGAGCCGGATCTCGTCGAGGCGGTCCGCTCCCGCCCCGAGGTGACGCGCTGGGTCTGGCGTTCGACCGCCGGGATCTACCCTCAGCTGCTCGCGGCCGGCGTGCGCGTCGAGCGGTGCTACGACATCGAGTGCGCCGAGCTGCTGCTGCTCGGGCACGAGGGACGGCTCGGCGAGCCACGTTCGGCCGCGGCGGCGTGGGCTCGGCTGCGGCACGCCCCGGTACCGCCCGATCCCCCGCCACGCTCCGCGGAGCCGGGCTCCCAGTCCTCCCTCTTCGAACCGCGCTCCGGCACCGACCTGCCCTTCGAGGCCCTGCTCCAGGTCTACGCCGAGCAGCTGCGCCGCCACGCGGCGACGGAGCACCCCGGCAGGATGACGCTGCTCACGGCAGCGGAGTCCGCGGGCATGCTGGTCGCCGCCGAGATGAACGGATCCGGCCTCCCCTGGCGGGCCGATGTGCACCGCGAGGTGCTGGACGACCTGCTGGGCGAGCGGTACGCGGGCGGCGGTGAGCCCCGCAGACTGGCCGAGGCCGCGGACGAGGTGTCCGCCGCGTTCGGCAGACGGGTGCGCCCCGACCTGCCGGCCGATGTCGTGAAGGCGTTCGCACAGGCCGGGATCAAGGTGAGATCGACCAGGCGGTGGGAGCTGGAGGAGCTCGACCACCCGGCGGTGGAGCCGCTGATCCGCTACAAGAAGCTGTACCGCGTCTGGACGGCACACGGCTGGAGCTGGCTCCAGGACTGGGTGCGCGACGGACGTTTCCGCCCCGGGTACCAGCCGGGGGGCACGGTCAGCGGACGCTGGACGACCAACGGCGGCGGGGCGCTGCAGATCCCCAAGGTGATCCGCCGGGCGGTCGTCGCCGACGAGGGCTGGCGGCTGGTCGTGGCGGACGCCGACCAGATGGAACCGCGGGTGCTGGCGGCGATCTCCCGCGACCGGGGGCTGATGGAGGTGGCCGGACACGAGGGCGACCTCTACAAGGCCCTGTCGGACCGGGCGTTCCACGGTGACCGGGACCACGCCAAGATCGCGCTGCTGGGCGCGGTCTACGGACAGACCTCGGGCGACGGACTGAAGAACCTGGCGGCGCTGCGTCGACGCTTCCCGCAGGCCGTCGCCTACGTCGACGACGCGGCGAAGGCCGGTGAGGAGGGGCGCCTCGTCCGCACGTGGCTGGGCCGCACGAGCCCGCCCGCCGCGGGGGCGGGCGAGGACGGGGAGGCGGGGATCCCGCAGGAGAGCGAGGAGCCGCCGGCCGGCGAAGGCACCGGCACGCACGGATTCACCCCGGGCTACGCCTCGTCGAACGCCCGGGCGCGGGGCCGCTTCACCCGCAACTTCGTGGTCCAGGGCAGCGCCGCGGACTGGGCTCTGCTGCTCCTGGCGGCCCTGCGGCAGACGCTGGCCGCCGGGGACATGCGGGCGGAACTGGTGTTCTTCCAGCACGACGAGGTGATCGTGCACTGCCCGGCCGAGGAGGCGCCGGCGGTCGTGGAGGCGATCCGGGAGGCCGGGGAGGTGGCCGGCCGGGTCGCGTTCGGGGAGACGCCGGTCCGCTTCCCCTTCACGACGGCGGTCGTCGAGCGGTATTCGGACGCCAAGTAG
- a CDS encoding ATP-binding protein has product MLEPLRQGLPPIDPSAVAGSASCALPARYEAVGGARKFTRTTLTSWDLGDHFDDVALVVSELVTNALRHALPTDTSRERQDTSVRLHLMRWTSRLVCAVRDPSRKGPVTGEAPDSAESGRGLFLVESFSDSWGWHPSPVPAGDKAADGLGKVVWALFRLTDHPAPEYPLTVDALPDRR; this is encoded by the coding sequence ATGCTCGAGCCGTTACGGCAGGGGCTTCCCCCCATCGACCCCTCGGCGGTCGCCGGCTCGGCCTCCTGCGCGCTGCCCGCCCGGTACGAAGCGGTGGGCGGGGCACGGAAATTCACCCGCACGACCCTGACCTCGTGGGATCTGGGCGACCACTTCGACGACGTGGCCCTGGTCGTGTCCGAGCTGGTCACCAACGCGCTGCGGCACGCCCTTCCGACCGACACCTCCCGGGAACGCCAGGACACCTCCGTGCGCCTGCACCTCATGCGCTGGACCTCGCGCCTGGTGTGCGCGGTGCGCGATCCCAGCCGTAAGGGACCGGTCACGGGCGAGGCACCCGACTCCGCCGAGTCCGGGCGCGGCCTGTTCCTCGTCGAGTCGTTCAGTGACAGCTGGGGCTGGCACCCCTCCCCCGTCCCGGCCGGGGACAAGGCGGCCGACGGACTCGGCAAGGTGGTCTGGGCCCTGTTCCGGCTGACGGACCACCCCGCGCCGGAGTATCCGCTCACGGTCGACGCACTCCCCGACCGCCGGTAG
- a CDS encoding FUSC family protein, whose amino-acid sequence MSWLRALRETARSGLEIERRRLEPLIAVRGAAGLALVVGVSLALFGPVIAAGSAFGAFQAAIATFQRSWRPRPVLALVSGVSLAVSTFVGYVTVSHTLLFLALLVLWTFAAGMSWAAGPTGGIIAGSNVSIMLVTITLPTSVLDAAAHAGMMAFGGFVQAALIVLFPVRRWGAQRDALADALAGVADYARRLRNDPVAPFDPVPLMTARNAAAVTPRQARRRPADLHGARGVAERLRPVLASLADPALGVPAEGPERYWVWEILGAAGSLLDSAARAVRHGDPVQLDETALSVLKSPDTEVILTGPPRRAADRLVSLLADVIEIAEGTGTDDRTPGEPLVPHRRRPTLLRLVPVVQRSMRREMRRGSTILRHAVRVSAVAAAGYLLGAVLPFGHGYWAPMTAVMVMRPEFTQTYSRSVARFMGTVVGVAVATGIVQAAHPNAELSALLAVVSAGLMYLLMRTGYAVSQVCVSAYVVFLLGMAGDDWSQTVPERVVLTLIGGLLAMVAYAIYPAWETPRLRDRLAAWVVTDGRYAATVLDRYADPASRSLEDVRTALLTTREARVAWQEALETARHEPVRHRGISRTSAADAQDALAQFGRVAMLMEAHLPAASATPVPEAAGLADALRRATEEGAKAVRERRIPDWGPVREALEPRDAAPGQPPPDSFVRNGATLLLRALDDFSQALEIGSGRA is encoded by the coding sequence ATGAGCTGGCTCAGGGCGCTGAGGGAGACGGCCCGCTCGGGGCTGGAGATCGAGCGGCGGCGTCTCGAACCGCTCATCGCGGTGCGCGGCGCCGCGGGCCTCGCCCTCGTCGTCGGGGTGAGCCTGGCGCTGTTCGGACCGGTGATCGCCGCCGGCTCCGCGTTCGGCGCGTTCCAGGCCGCCATCGCCACCTTCCAGCGCAGCTGGCGGCCCCGGCCCGTTCTCGCCCTGGTCTCCGGGGTCAGCCTGGCCGTGTCGACGTTCGTCGGCTACGTCACCGTCTCCCACACCCTGCTCTTCCTCGCCCTGCTGGTCCTCTGGACGTTCGCCGCCGGGATGAGCTGGGCGGCGGGGCCCACGGGCGGCATCATCGCGGGCTCCAACGTCTCGATCATGCTGGTCACGATCACCCTGCCGACCTCCGTCCTCGACGCCGCCGCCCACGCCGGGATGATGGCGTTCGGCGGGTTCGTCCAGGCGGCGCTGATCGTCCTGTTCCCGGTCCGCAGATGGGGCGCCCAGCGTGACGCGCTCGCCGACGCCCTGGCCGGCGTGGCCGACTACGCCCGCAGACTGCGGAACGACCCGGTCGCGCCCTTCGACCCCGTCCCGCTGATGACCGCGCGCAACGCCGCCGCCGTCACCCCGCGCCAGGCCCGCAGACGTCCCGCCGACCTGCACGGCGCGCGCGGGGTCGCCGAACGCCTGCGGCCGGTCCTCGCCTCGCTCGCGGATCCCGCCCTGGGGGTCCCGGCCGAGGGCCCCGAGCGGTACTGGGTGTGGGAGATCCTCGGCGCCGCGGGGTCCCTGCTCGACTCCGCGGCCCGGGCGGTACGCCACGGGGACCCGGTCCAGCTGGACGAGACGGCACTCTCGGTGCTGAAGTCCCCCGACACCGAGGTCATCCTCACCGGCCCGCCCCGCCGGGCCGCCGACCGGCTCGTCTCACTGCTGGCCGACGTCATCGAGATCGCCGAGGGCACCGGTACGGACGACCGGACACCGGGGGAGCCGCTCGTCCCGCACCGACGCCGGCCCACCCTCCTGCGGCTCGTCCCCGTCGTCCAGCGCTCCATGCGCCGCGAGATGCGCCGCGGGTCGACGATCCTGCGCCACGCCGTCCGGGTGTCGGCGGTGGCCGCGGCGGGCTACCTCCTGGGGGCCGTGCTGCCCTTCGGCCACGGCTACTGGGCACCGATGACCGCCGTGATGGTGATGCGCCCGGAGTTCACCCAGACGTACTCGCGGTCCGTGGCCCGTTTCATGGGCACCGTGGTCGGTGTCGCCGTCGCCACCGGAATCGTGCAGGCCGCACACCCGAACGCGGAGCTCTCCGCCCTGCTCGCCGTCGTCAGCGCCGGGCTGATGTACCTGCTCATGCGCACCGGGTACGCGGTCAGCCAGGTCTGTGTCTCCGCCTACGTCGTCTTCCTGCTCGGCATGGCGGGCGACGACTGGTCGCAGACCGTGCCCGAACGGGTGGTGCTGACCCTCATCGGCGGACTCCTCGCGATGGTGGCGTACGCCATCTACCCGGCCTGGGAGACCCCGCGGCTGCGTGACCGGCTCGCCGCCTGGGTGGTCACGGACGGGCGCTACGCGGCCACCGTGCTCGACCGGTACGCCGACCCCGCCTCCCGGAGCCTGGAGGACGTGCGCACCGCCCTCCTCACCACCCGGGAGGCACGCGTCGCCTGGCAGGAGGCGCTCGAGACGGCCCGGCACGAACCGGTACGCCACCGGGGCATCTCCCGGACCTCCGCAGCGGACGCCCAGGACGCGCTCGCCCAGTTCGGCAGGGTCGCCATGCTCATGGAGGCCCACCTCCCCGCCGCCTCGGCGACCCCCGTCCCCGAGGCCGCAGGGCTGGCCGACGCGCTGCGCCGGGCCACCGAGGAGGGCGCGAAGGCGGTACGGGAGCGCCGCATCCCGGACTGGGGCCCGGTCAGGGAAGCGCTGGAGCCCCGGGACGCCGCCCCGGGGCAGCCGCCGCCCGACTCCTTCGTACGCAACGGGGCCACCCTGCTGCTCCGCGCCCTGGACGACTTCTCGCAGGCGCTGGAGATCGGCAGCGGGCGGGCGTAG
- a CDS encoding DUF397 domain-containing protein gives MHDVYNGMAATELRGVVWQKSRHSNSQGSCVEFAKLPGGNVAMRNSRHPDGPALVYTPAEIEALLLGVKDGEFDHLATGG, from the coding sequence GTGCACGACGTGTACAACGGCATGGCGGCCACAGAGCTTCGCGGGGTCGTCTGGCAGAAGAGCAGGCACAGCAACTCACAAGGATCATGTGTGGAGTTCGCGAAACTGCCCGGCGGAAATGTCGCGATGCGCAACTCGCGCCACCCCGACGGGCCCGCGCTGGTCTACACGCCGGCCGAGATAGAGGCGCTGCTGCTGGGCGTCAAGGACGGGGAGTTCGACCACCTGGCCACCGGCGGCTGA
- a CDS encoding DinB family protein: MVTHVPAEAPGDERGVLLAFVEAQRGAIRRSVLGLTEEQAATRPGVSGLSLSGLLKHVAEGELNWLRMAQRRPNDKERDADTWADGFRLVGDETVPQMLEFWAKVAAETEAFIRHDVRSMDDTFPLPPAPWFPEDGHCSMRWLLIHLVEEAGRHAGHADILRETLDGRTALQLVAEEAGYSGQS, encoded by the coding sequence ATGGTCACGCACGTTCCCGCAGAGGCTCCCGGCGACGAGCGGGGTGTACTCCTCGCCTTCGTCGAGGCGCAGCGCGGCGCGATCCGGCGCTCCGTCCTCGGGCTCACCGAGGAGCAGGCGGCGACCCGCCCCGGCGTGAGCGGGCTCTCGCTCTCCGGACTGCTCAAGCACGTCGCCGAGGGGGAGCTGAACTGGCTGCGGATGGCCCAGCGGCGCCCGAACGACAAGGAGCGGGACGCGGACACGTGGGCCGACGGATTCCGGCTCGTGGGTGACGAGACCGTCCCGCAGATGCTCGAGTTCTGGGCGAAGGTCGCCGCGGAGACCGAGGCGTTCATCCGGCATGACGTCAGGAGCATGGACGACACCTTCCCGTTGCCTCCCGCGCCCTGGTTCCCCGAGGACGGGCACTGCTCCATGCGCTGGCTGCTGATCCACCTCGTCGAGGAGGCCGGCCGTCACGCGGGCCATGCCGACATCCTCCGCGAGACGCTGGACGGCCGGACGGCCCTCCAACTGGTGGCGGAGGAGGCGGGCTACTCTGGTCAAAGTTGA
- a CDS encoding DUF2804 domain-containing protein translates to MATHEHEITEPVDLCLPDGSLNPAAVGWSRTPLHRANLRGWGRTKRWEYWCVTTPTHLVAVTVSDLDFLALNTVYVLEFGPGGREFECSSIVPAARGVRLPDSVAGAPGSEDVVVGPARPTGNKVRVEIRDENAGTRLRARCLTRERLPLEVDLLVSRPEGHESLSVVVPWSEQRFQYTSKHTALPASGRVRVGSEIVKFGGEGNETWAVLDHGRGRWPRTVDWNWGAASGRTDGHTVGLQFGGRWTEGTGSTENGLCVDGRITKIGEELDWQWSATGPLAPLALRTPSSGQVDLTFTPFHNRAVHTDVGLIANRTDQRFGHYDGRIRTDDGEEIAVRQLLGWAEEVHMRW, encoded by the coding sequence ATGGCGACGCACGAGCACGAGATCACCGAGCCCGTCGACCTCTGCCTTCCCGACGGAAGCCTGAATCCGGCGGCGGTCGGCTGGTCCAGGACGCCTCTGCACCGGGCCAATCTGCGCGGCTGGGGCCGGACGAAGCGGTGGGAGTACTGGTGCGTGACCACGCCCACCCATCTGGTGGCCGTGACGGTGAGCGACCTCGACTTCCTGGCGCTGAACACGGTCTACGTGCTGGAGTTCGGCCCGGGGGGACGCGAGTTCGAGTGCTCCTCGATCGTCCCCGCGGCCCGGGGCGTCCGCCTCCCGGACAGCGTCGCCGGGGCGCCGGGCTCGGAGGACGTCGTGGTCGGTCCGGCACGGCCGACCGGGAACAAGGTGCGTGTCGAGATCCGCGACGAGAACGCCGGGACGCGGCTACGGGCCCGCTGCCTGACCCGGGAACGGCTGCCGCTGGAGGTCGACCTCCTGGTCTCACGGCCGGAGGGCCACGAGTCGCTCTCCGTCGTCGTGCCGTGGAGCGAGCAGCGTTTCCAGTACACCTCCAAGCACACCGCTCTCCCCGCCTCCGGCCGGGTGCGCGTCGGCAGCGAGATCGTGAAGTTCGGCGGGGAGGGCAACGAGACCTGGGCCGTCCTGGACCACGGCCGCGGCCGCTGGCCGCGCACGGTCGACTGGAACTGGGGTGCCGCGTCCGGCCGTACGGACGGGCACACGGTCGGCCTCCAGTTCGGCGGCCGCTGGACGGAGGGCACCGGGTCCACCGAGAACGGTCTCTGCGTGGACGGGCGTATCACCAAGATCGGTGAGGAACTGGACTGGCAGTGGTCCGCCACGGGCCCGCTGGCTCCCCTGGCCCTCCGCACCCCCTCCTCCGGCCAGGTGGACCTGACGTTCACGCCGTTCCACAACCGTGCCGTGCACACGGACGTCGGCCTGATCGCCAACCGCACCGACCAGCGCTTCGGGCACTACGACGGCCGGATCCGCACCGACGACGGTGAGGAGATCGCCGTGCGGCAACTCCTGGGCTGGGCCGAGGAGGTTCACATGCGCTGGTGA
- a CDS encoding DUF2786 domain-containing protein: MESVIDRACAAALYSDGDAGLDTGASLLAADPSADEELHRRGEEFVRRAWARGWQPADVVRTVRRELDEAGAALAAALIAAETAGYGQLPPRWADQLAAMPASAPRNRPDRFTYASALLELYRLLLRLPVIEPAGPPPGTQSDATTFRPPAAGEPRMLTRIRALLAKAEATGFPEEAEALTTKAQELMARHSIDEALLAARTHSADVPGAVRIGVDAPYESAKAVLLDAVASANRCRAVWNSDLGFTTVVGFEPDLESVELLFTSLLVQGNAAMTKAEAGQRAGGRRRTKTFRQSFLMAYAQRLGSRLAADTARVTAAAGAEAGSRAETTGALLPVLAARDVAVTDTAERMFPRTTTTRLRGATDLEGWTHGTAAADRARMGGEGPGISR, from the coding sequence ATGGAATCGGTGATCGACCGGGCGTGCGCCGCGGCCCTGTACTCGGACGGCGACGCGGGCCTGGACACCGGCGCCTCCCTCCTCGCCGCCGACCCGTCCGCCGACGAGGAGTTGCACCGCCGTGGCGAGGAGTTCGTCCGGCGCGCCTGGGCCCGTGGCTGGCAGCCCGCCGACGTCGTACGGACGGTCCGGCGGGAGCTGGACGAGGCCGGGGCCGCCCTCGCCGCCGCCCTGATCGCGGCGGAGACGGCGGGGTACGGGCAGTTGCCCCCTCGCTGGGCGGACCAGCTGGCCGCGATGCCCGCCTCTGCCCCGCGCAACCGCCCCGACCGCTTCACGTACGCCTCCGCGCTCCTGGAGCTGTACCGGCTGCTCCTGCGGCTCCCGGTCATCGAGCCGGCAGGCCCGCCGCCCGGCACGCAGTCCGACGCCACGACGTTCCGGCCGCCGGCCGCCGGTGAACCCCGCATGCTGACCAGGATCCGGGCGCTGCTCGCCAAGGCGGAGGCGACCGGTTTCCCGGAGGAGGCCGAGGCGCTCACCACCAAGGCCCAGGAGCTGATGGCCCGGCACAGCATCGACGAGGCGCTCCTCGCCGCGCGCACGCACAGCGCCGACGTGCCGGGAGCGGTCAGGATCGGGGTCGACGCCCCGTACGAGAGCGCGAAGGCCGTCCTGCTCGACGCCGTGGCCTCGGCGAACCGCTGCCGTGCCGTGTGGAACAGTGACCTCGGTTTCACGACGGTGGTCGGCTTCGAGCCGGACCTGGAGTCCGTGGAGCTGCTCTTCACCTCCCTGCTCGTCCAGGGCAACGCCGCGATGACGAAGGCGGAGGCGGGGCAGCGGGCCGGCGGACGCAGGCGGACCAAGACGTTCAGGCAGTCCTTCCTGATGGCCTACGCCCAGCGCCTGGGCAGCCGTCTCGCGGCGGACACCGCGCGGGTCACCGCCGCGGCGGGCGCGGAGGCCGGCAGCCGCGCCGAGACCACCGGGGCGCTGCTGCCGGTCCTGGCGGCGCGGGACGTGGCGGTCACCGACACGGCTGAGCGGATGTTCCCGAGGACCACCACGACCCGGCTGCGCGGGGCGACCGATCTCGAAGGATGGACGCACGGCACGGCTGCGGCGGACCGGGCCAGGATGGGCGGCGAAGGTCCGGGAATCAGCCGTTAG